One Betta splendens chromosome 8, fBetSpl5.4, whole genome shotgun sequence DNA segment encodes these proteins:
- the pvalb6 gene encoding parvalbumin 6, producing the protein MAMSGILNADDIKKALDAFAAADSFDHKRFFDMVGLKAKSCDDVKKVFTVLDADNSGFIEEEELKFVLKGFARGGRDLTDKETKAFLKAADKDGDGKIGVEEFTALVKE; encoded by the exons ATGGCAATGAGCGGCATCCTCAACGCTGACGACATCAAGAAAGCTCTGGATGCGTTTGCAG CTGCGGACTCCTTCGACCATAAGCGCTTCTTCGACATGGTGGGTCTGAAGGCGAAGTCGTGTGACGACGTGAAGAAGGTCTTCACCGTCCTGGACGCCGACAACAGCGGCTtcatagaggaggaggagctgaa GTTCGTCCTGAAGGGTTTCGCTAGAGGCGGCCGAGACCTGACGGACAAAGAAACCAAAGCCTTTCTAAAAGCGGCCGACAAGGACGGCGACGGGAAGATCGGCGTGGAAG AGTTCACTGCGCTGGTGAAAGAATGA
- the baiap2l2a gene encoding brain-specific angiogenesis inhibitor 1-associated protein 2-like protein 2 isoform X1 — MSGMNGDQLHRATLGVYASLMDEFNPSLQKLVSLGNSYVQAYKALAATSEAYFRALSKIGEKAFHTVSSQPIGDVLIQISETQRRLTLELEGVFRRFNAEVLQEMDNNVRLDQDYISGSLRFYETEVYRQRAAQEAALRPGAAQDGGLAGFLRRSHQEALQEEERRYRFLAEKHCGLLQSIAQLMNKTGGSLQQRADAWTAEVNATRHVETRPGFSSASSSVSSYEVGPMEAGVARSRAEPGLGSVPSRAPSPQGSLSRSAGGARSMRALVAHQPAGSSPTLLPFGRGETIAVKVQQPRNGWLYGRADGSARQGWFPASFVEPVEDPPESMSSSSSLRSRASISDLIKQPQSRASGPPPPPPPPPSASSGPLPETTAASFRPDDKPEPPSENRRSQPHRSHPELFPRGTNPFATVKLKPTTTDDRSAPRLYRR, encoded by the exons CTCTGGCAGCCACCAGCGAGGCCTACTTCAGGGCCCTGTCCAAAATCGGAGAAAAGGCTTTCCACACCGTGTCCTCACAGCCCATAG GCGATGTCCTAATTCAGATCTCTGAAACCCAGAGAAGACTCACGTTGGAGCTGGAGGGTGTG TTCCGCAGGTTCAACGCTGAGGTTCTTCAGGAGATGGACAATAACGTCCGACTGGACCAGGACTACATATCG GGCAGCCTGAGGTTCTATGAGACGGAGGTCTACAGGCAGCGGGCCGCTCAGGAGGCGGCGCTGAGGCCCGGAGCCGCCCAG GACGGCGGCCTCGCGGGCTTTCTGAGGCGCAGCCaccaggaggcgctgcaggaggaggagcggcgaTATCGCTTCCTGGCTGAGAAGCACTGTGGGCTGCTGCAGTCCATCGCCCAGCTCATGAACAAG ACAGGAGGttccctgcagcagagagctgatGCCTGGACCGCGGAGGTGAACGCCACCCGACACGTCGAGACCAGGCCCGGGTTCAGTAGCGCGAGCAGCTCTGTGAGTTCTTATGAG GTCGGGCCGATGGAGGCGGGCGTCGCGCGGAGCAGAGCGGAGCCGGGCCTCGGCAGCGTCCCGTCCAGAG CTCCGTCCCCTCAGGGGAGCCTGTCCCGGTCCGCGGGCGGGGCCCGGTCCATGCGGGCCCTGGTGGCCCACCAGCCGGCCGGCTCCAGCCCCACGCTGCTGCCCTTCGGCCGGGGAGAGACCATCGCCGTGAAGGTGCAGCAGCCGCGGAACGGCTGGTTGTACGGACGCGCCGACGGCAGCGCACG TCAGGGGTGGTTTCCAGCCTCCTTCGTGGAACCAGTGGAAGATCCTCCAGAGTCAATGAGCTCCAG CTCCAGCCTCCGAAGCAGAGCCAGCATTAGCGACCTGATCAAgcagccacagagcagagcctcggggcctccacctccacctccaccaccaccctctGCGTCTTCAGGCCCGCTCCCTGAGACGACGGCAGCCAGTTTCAGGCCTGACGACAAGCCTGAGCCTCCGTCTGAAAACCGG AGGTCACAGCCACATCGCTCCCACCCTGAACTCTTCCCCAG AGGTACCAACCCGTTTGCAACTGTTAAGCTGAAGCCCACGACCACCGACGACAGATCGGCCCCTCGTCTGTATCGCAGATGA
- the baiap2l2a gene encoding brain-specific angiogenesis inhibitor 1-associated protein 2-like protein 2 isoform X2 produces MSGMNGDQLHRATLGVYASLMDEFNPSLQKLVSLGNSYVQAYKALAATSEAYFRALSKIGEKAFHTVSSQPIGDVLIQISETQRRLTLELEGVFRRFNAEVLQEMDNNVRLDQDYISGSLRFYETEVYRQRAAQEAALRPGAAQDGGLAGFLRRSHQEALQEEERRYRFLAEKHCGLLQSIAQLMNKTGGSLQQRADAWTAEVNATRHVETRPGFSSASSSVGPMEAGVARSRAEPGLGSVPSRAPSPQGSLSRSAGGARSMRALVAHQPAGSSPTLLPFGRGETIAVKVQQPRNGWLYGRADGSARQGWFPASFVEPVEDPPESMSSSSSLRSRASISDLIKQPQSRASGPPPPPPPPPSASSGPLPETTAASFRPDDKPEPPSENRRSQPHRSHPELFPRGTNPFATVKLKPTTTDDRSAPRLYRR; encoded by the exons CTCTGGCAGCCACCAGCGAGGCCTACTTCAGGGCCCTGTCCAAAATCGGAGAAAAGGCTTTCCACACCGTGTCCTCACAGCCCATAG GCGATGTCCTAATTCAGATCTCTGAAACCCAGAGAAGACTCACGTTGGAGCTGGAGGGTGTG TTCCGCAGGTTCAACGCTGAGGTTCTTCAGGAGATGGACAATAACGTCCGACTGGACCAGGACTACATATCG GGCAGCCTGAGGTTCTATGAGACGGAGGTCTACAGGCAGCGGGCCGCTCAGGAGGCGGCGCTGAGGCCCGGAGCCGCCCAG GACGGCGGCCTCGCGGGCTTTCTGAGGCGCAGCCaccaggaggcgctgcaggaggaggagcggcgaTATCGCTTCCTGGCTGAGAAGCACTGTGGGCTGCTGCAGTCCATCGCCCAGCTCATGAACAAG ACAGGAGGttccctgcagcagagagctgatGCCTGGACCGCGGAGGTGAACGCCACCCGACACGTCGAGACCAGGCCCGGGTTCAGTAGCGCGAGCAGCTCT GTCGGGCCGATGGAGGCGGGCGTCGCGCGGAGCAGAGCGGAGCCGGGCCTCGGCAGCGTCCCGTCCAGAG CTCCGTCCCCTCAGGGGAGCCTGTCCCGGTCCGCGGGCGGGGCCCGGTCCATGCGGGCCCTGGTGGCCCACCAGCCGGCCGGCTCCAGCCCCACGCTGCTGCCCTTCGGCCGGGGAGAGACCATCGCCGTGAAGGTGCAGCAGCCGCGGAACGGCTGGTTGTACGGACGCGCCGACGGCAGCGCACG TCAGGGGTGGTTTCCAGCCTCCTTCGTGGAACCAGTGGAAGATCCTCCAGAGTCAATGAGCTCCAG CTCCAGCCTCCGAAGCAGAGCCAGCATTAGCGACCTGATCAAgcagccacagagcagagcctcggggcctccacctccacctccaccaccaccctctGCGTCTTCAGGCCCGCTCCCTGAGACGACGGCAGCCAGTTTCAGGCCTGACGACAAGCCTGAGCCTCCGTCTGAAAACCGG AGGTCACAGCCACATCGCTCCCACCCTGAACTCTTCCCCAG AGGTACCAACCCGTTTGCAACTGTTAAGCTGAAGCCCACGACCACCGACGACAGATCGGCCCCTCGTCTGTATCGCAGATGA